In Leptolyngbya sp. NIES-2104, the genomic window GTGTTGCGCGATCGCTGCCACCTCCAGCCGTTTTTTCAGAGGATTAGAATTCGATTAAAGTTGCAACATAAATGTCAAACTCTTCTAGTAGAACCAAGCAGAGTAGAGTCTTACTGAAGGTTGAATCCGATGCTTTGGAAGTAACGATTCCTGCGTTTCGTTCACTGTTCGATGTCATGTCTCCCATCTTTCTCTCTAGTATTCTCGTCTTGATTACCTGTCCGTTTTCTCTAGTGCTTGCCTTTCTCGTATATTGGGCGAATTGGGAGGATAAATTGAAGATTGTTGGTCTTTCATTCCCATTTTGGTACTTTGGCTGGTTCTCACTTAGAGTGCTATTTGATTCACTGGCTTCATCTGACGCTAGGCGACTGCGCGACTTCAAGCGGCTGTGTATTAATCAAGAGGAAGTCTACTGGTCTTATGAATCAGAAGTGATTGGACTGTCTAAGCGGGAAGCATCCAGCCCAAGATCAACGATTTGCAAAATTGAGCTTATGCCCCGTTCAGAATGGATAAAACGACATCCGAACGGAGATCAAGAACATTGCATCGTTCAGCCAAAACTGGTGATTCGGGCAGACCAGCAAAAATATGAAATTGAAGTCGATGACGAAGGCATCGTATCAAAAGCGGATCTTGAACAGATAGCAATCGAAATTGGAAAATGGCTAAACCTTCCAGTTACGCGAACATCTTTCTCGAAAGATCAGCACTCGTCTTCATAAATGCTCTCTCGACTTATCGCTTCATCCGATAGCGATGGCAATCTAAGTTCACGGTGACTTTCCACCCAATCGGTAAATCGTTGCGCCCATGCTTCTGAGTTTTCTTGTGAATCAGGTTGAACTGCTTGTAAACCAAACAGAGTCGTGAGCAATGATTCTAAGCGAGGTTTAATCTGTTCTGAAGGTAATCGGATTAGCTTTGATAAAATTCGCATCATCGCTTCTAGATCCTCTAGGTTCTCGTCAGTTTTCTGCCTTAAATCATTTTTCAATCATACTCTTCGGCGATTTGGACGGTGAAAGGGCGGTACTCCGAACGCTCCAAACTCGATCGCTTCTCTACAATGGCTGTATGACGATCGGGATTAGATGAGGGAATGCGATGCAGCCAAATAGTGCAGAAAAATTTACCGAAAAAGCCTGGGAAGCGATCGTCCGCACTCCAGAAATCGTGAAGCAGGCACAGCAACAGCAGATCGAGACTGAGCATCTGATGAAAGCGCTCCTAGAGCAAGATGGCTTGGCGATCAGTATCTTTAATAAGCTGGCTGTTCCAGTCGATCGAGTGCGCGATCGAGCCGATGAATTTATCCGCCGTCAGCCCAAAGTGTCCGGCAGTGGCACGTCTGTGTATTGGGGACGCAGTGCCGATTCGCTATTGGATCGAGCGGAAGATTATCGCAAACAATTTGAGGATGATTTTATCTCGATCGAGCATTTGCTCTTAGGATATGCCCAAGATAGTCGCTTTGGGAAAGGCTTACTGGCAGAATTTAGAGTAGATGAAGCAAAACTCAGAAACGCGATCGAACAAGTTCGGGGTAATCAAAAAGTGACGGATCAAACTCCTGAAAACAAGTACGAATCTCTAGAGAAATATGGGCGCGATTTGACTCAGTATGCGCGGGAAGGCAAGCTCGATCCGGTGATCGGTCGAGATGACGAAATTCGCCGCACGATTCAGATTCTCTCGCGTCGGACGAAAAATAATCCGGTGCTGATTGGGGAACCGGGTGTCGGTAAGACTGCGATCGCGGAAGGATTGGCACAACGAATCCTGAGCGGAGATGTGCCTCAATCGCTCAAAGATCGCAAGTTAATCGCGCTCGATATGGGTGCGCTGATTGCAGGTGCAAAATATCGGGGTGAATTTGAAGAACGTCTCAAAGCGGTTCTCAAAGAAGTCACCGATTCACGCGGCAACATTATTCTATTTATTGACGAAATCCATACCGTGGTCGGTGCGGGTGCAACTCAAGGCGCGATGGATGCGGGTAATTTACTCAAACCGATGTTGGCGCGGGGTGAATTGCGCTGTATCGGTGCAACTACATTAGATGAGTATCGCAAGTACATCGAAAAAGACGCAGCACTAGAACGGCGATTCCAGCAAGTCTTCGTGGATCAGCCGACCGTTGAAGATACGATTTCGATTCTGCGTGGACTGAAGGAACGCTATGAAGTTCACCACGGGGTGAAGATTTCCGATTCAGCGTTAGTTGCTGCGGCAACGCTTTCGACTCGATATATTAGCGATCGCTTTCTTCCAGACAAAGCGATCGATCTTGTAGACGAAGCGGCGGCGAAGTTGAAAATGGAGATCACTTCTAAGCCTGAAGAGTTGGATGAAGTCGATCGTAAGATTCTTCAGCTTGAAATGGAGCGGCTCTCGTTGCAGAAAGAAAACGATGCGCCATCCCGCGATCGCTTAGACCGAATCGAGCGAGAACTAGCTGATCTCAAAGAAGATCAATCGAAATTAAATGCTCAATGGCAAGCTGAAAAGGGCGTGATCACTGAGCTTCAAAAGCTCAAAGAAGAGATTGATCAAGTGAACCTTGAAGTCCAGCAAGCCGAGCGCGATTACGACCTCAACAAAGCGGCTGAACTCAAGTACGGCAAGCTCAATGAGTTGAATCGCAACCTAGAAGAAACCGAAGCTCGACTCACTCAAACTCAGAAATCAGGTACTTCACTGCTCCGTGAAGAAGTGACTGAATCAGACATTGCTGAAATCATTTCTAAGTGGACGGGAATTCCAGTCAGCAAGCTCGTTGAATCTGAAATGCAGAAACTCTTACAGCTTGAAGACATCCTGCATCAACGAGTGATCGGACAAGACGAAGCCGTGACTGCGGTTGCTGATGCGATACAGCGATCGAGAGCCGGACTGTCTGATCCAAACCGTCCAACTGCCAGCTTTATCTTCCTCGGTCCCACAGGTGTTGGTAAAACTGAACTTGCGAAAGCTCTCGCGGCTTATCTATTCGACACCGAAGAAGCAATGGTGCGGATCGATATGTCCGAATACATGGAGAAGCATTCAGTCTCACGCTTGATCGGTGCGCCTCCTGGATATGTGGGCTATGACGAAGGTGGACAGTTAACCGAAGCCGTTCGTCGTCGTCCATACTCCGTGATTCTGTTCGATGAGATCGAAAAAGCGCATCCTGATGTGTTTAACGTGATGCTGCAAATTCTCGATGATGGTCGCGTTACCGATTCGCAAGGTCGGACAATAGACTTCAAAAACACAATCATCATCATGACTTCTAACATCGGTTCACAGTACATCTTTGAATACGGTGGAGACGACAATCGCCATGAAGAAATGCGATCGCGGGTAATGGATGCAATGCGATCGAGCTTCCGTCCTGAGTTCTTGAACCGGATTGATGAAATCATCATCTTCCACAGTCTGCAAAAATCGCAACTGCGCGAAATCGTCAAGATTCAAACCCTACGATTAGAGCAGCGATTGAGCGAACGTAAGATGTCACTGAAGCTATCCGATGCGGCGTTAGATTTCTTATCTGAAGTGGGCTTTGATCCGGTGTACGGAGCGCGTCCATTGAAGCGGGCGATTCAGCGGGAATTAGAAACTGCGATCGCGAAAGAGATCCTACGCGGCAACTATACCGAAGGCGATACGATCTTTGTCGATGTCGGTGAAACCGAGCGTTTAGAGTTCAAACGCTTACCATCTGAAGTTTTGACGACACAATAAGCTCCGAGTTGTAGAGTATTCTAATCAGGGTGAGAGCTTTCTCGCCCTTTTTCATATTCAGGGAATAGAAGGATGTCTGCTCGCGATCGCTATCATGATGCCGTGAAGAATGCACTTTTGAAAGAGCAATGGACAATCACGCATGATCCACTCAGATTAAAGTTTGAAGACGAGGACGAAATCAGGATTGATTTAGGTGCAGAACATCTCCTCGCCGCAGAGAAGGGAACTCAAAAAATCGCTGTTGAAATCAAAAGCTTTTTGAGTGAATCAGCCCTGTTTGACTATCACGCTGCGTTGGGACAGTTTTTGAATTACCGATTAGTCTTGGAAGCTTTGGAACCTGATCGTGTACTTTACCTTGCAGTTCCCCAAATTGCGTATGAGACATTTTTCCAACGTTCGATCGCAATCGCTTCTGTTCAAAAGTATGCCGTTAAACTATTGGTATATGATGCAGTGGCAGGAGTAATTGTGAGATGGAGCGACTAGAACAATATCGACAAGTCATCCGATCGCTGCTCGAAAGTTACGTGACGGAAGCAGACGCTCAATTAGAGACTCAGGTGATTTGCGATCGCGAACATGATCATTATCAGTTAGTCAGTTTGGGCTGGCAAGGACAGCGGCGGTTTTATAGCTGTTTGATGCACTTGGATATCAAGGATGGAAAGGTGTGGATTCAGCGCAATCAGACTGATCGATTGATCGCTCAAGAACTGGTAGAAATGGGAGTGGCGAGGGAAGATATTGTGTTGGGGCTACAACCTGCTTATGCCCGACCTGATACGGGTTATGGTGTGGCTTAGAAATAATGTCCTAATTCCAGAGAGCTTATGAACCCAACGCTGACGACACAACACTTATCATCAGAATCGGCTCAACGAGTTTTAGAAGACGCGCCAGATTGTGTGAAAGCTGCTCTGATGCAAAAAGCGGGTGAACTGGATTGCTCGATCGAACAAGTGGTCGAAATGGCGGGCAGCTTTGCTGTGCCGAAGGCAACGCTTCTTTCTTAGATGCAGAGGCATTCAGTTTTGAGGATTGTTTGTTGGTTGAGCGATCGCAATCGTAACTTGCTATATGAATTATCAGTTGGAGAGATGGGAAAAGCTGCTCAGGCAAATCGAAATTCGCTTCGAGAGAACAGATAAATTTACTACAGTAACTGCAAGCGATTTAGAACAATTTGAATCGGAAATGCAGATCAAATTGCCTGTTGGATACAAAGAGTTTTGTCAGATGTTCGGAAATGGATGCTTTGGAGAAAGCTTTGTGTGTATCGATTGCCCCAGCTTGCAATACCTTAGAATTCAGTCTATTTCAAATTCAGAAATTATTGAGGCAGCCAAATCTTTATTTCGTTTAAATCCAGACTATGATCCTACGGTTCAGGAGCTACTTGGTAATGCTTATGTATTTGGGCTTGGTGTATCAGGAACAATATTTATCTTTGATCTAAGGACTTACGATCAAACTGATGAGCAGTATGATGTCTATGCGATCGACGACGATGGTCACGCTTACAAAGTCGATCGAGACTTCTATAGTTTTATCGAAAACTTCTGTCTTGGCACAGCTCTAGAAAACTTTCAACAGCTTTTTAGAATAATGACCTATGAAATGGAATATCCTGTGAATCGGTTTACTGCAATTCCAGGTATCCAGGAGCCATCTGATTAGATTCTTCAGCATCTTCAATTCCGTCCCACATCTGAGAAAGCGGGAGAGTGTGCCTTGTTCTAACTTGATGTAGTGCTTTTGTCAGGCTTGCTTTGATTGCCTCGACAGTTGGATCATCTGGATTGAAATCACTCTCTGCTTCTGAAGCAAAAATACTCATAATCGTAAATTCTTATCTATCTTTTTCACTCTAACTCAAACACAAGCTCAAATCGTTCACTTGGAAACAAGCGGCGATACATCTGCAAACTCGCTTCGGCTTCCGATCGCATTTGATACCGCCCGATCGTACTCCATCGGTGCAGTGCAGAATTTAGCCGCACGATCGACCAAGGCTTCAACCACCTTTGATACGTCATAGTGAAGCTGTCTCTTTTGTGAATTGCAAAGGAACCAGAGCCAGCGCGGGAACTTGCCAAGGTTAGTGCGCTGGCTTTTGCATGATTATTGCACAGTTTTGACACTTATAAAGTACATTTTGACACCGATTAAATATCTTCAAATTGCTCAAGGTCGCGTAGCATTGAGCAGTGGAAAAGAAACAGGCAAACAGTATCAAATGGCGCTTTGGGAAAGCGATTCGGCGGAGACGCAGAGAACTTGATCTCACGCAAGAACAATTAGCTGAACGCGCAGAACTTCATCGATCGTATTTAGCCACGATCGAGACTGGCGATCGCAATCCGTCACTAGAAAACATTGAGAAATTAGCGAAAGCGTTGGATATCTCGATCGCTGATTTTTTCGCTCAGTACAACATCGAATCATCAGATGAGGCGTAATCAATTGCACCTAAAATTTCTTGTATAGTTGAAAACATCGCTACACAATTAAGGCTTAGCGTCTTAACCCCATTCTTCTGCCGTTATGTCAACTCCAAAATCCGATCGCTCTAGACTCATCATCGCGGCAATTGCAGGCGGCGGATTGCTCACGATCGCGATCGCAACAATGGCTGTTCTCAATCGCGCTCCTGCTCCGACTCCAATTGCTGAGTCTCCCAGTCCCAGCATTACTCCCAGTCCATCCGCTCAAGCCAGTCCACAAAACGTTCCAACTCCAGTTGAAACTCTCACACCGCGTCCCTCTCCCAGTCCTCCCATTGCTTCTCCTGCGCCCACTCCTTCTGAACCTTCAGTTTCTTATCCGGTCATCTTAGAAGGCATTGCAGGCGGACAAATCAGAGTGTATTCGCAGCCAAATACGCGATCGAACTCACCGCACTATGGAGTGACAGGCGATCGGGTGACAGTAACACGAGAAATGGAAGGAACCGATGGCGCACTTTGGTTATATGTCCGGTTTCCGTCGGGTGCAGCAGGTTGGGTGCAAGAAGAACAAACGCGAGAACTCAATCAGCCGCCTCAAACCTCAGAATTTCCGCGATCAGCTCAAATCACTGGTCAAACTCCAGGTAGTCGCGTTAATCTGCGATCGGCTCCTTCAACGGGTGCTGATTCTGCTAATTATGGCTTGGTCGGCGATCGAGTTGTGGCACTGCAACAGGCACGCGGTGATGACGGCAAACTCTGGTATTTTGTCGAATTTCCATCGAAAGCAACGGGCTGGGTGCGAGAAGATTTTATCGATCTGCGCTAAGGAACGTGAATTAAATCAGCCCAACGAATTCTATTCTCCCCGGTCTTCACGTCTCCACCGTGTCAAGGCTTGACTGATTGCGGCTTTTACCTGTTCTGCAACGTGCAATTCGCTGCCACTGCCATCGATCCGAACAATTCGATCGCACTGCTCCTCCGCTAATTTCGCAAATCCCATTCTGACCCGCTGATGAAACTCGATGCTGGCTTGTTCGATGCGATCGCGGTTTCCCCGCTGCTTCATCCGCTCGAATCCAAGCTCGACCTCGATATCCAGCCAAATCGTTAAATCACTCTGTAAGCCTCCAGTTGCGACTTGATTGAGTTGGTCGATCAATTGCAAATCGAGTCCGCGCCCGTAGCCTTGATACGCGATCGTTGAATTGGTGTAGCGATCGCATAATATCAACGCTCCCCGCTCTAAATTGGGGCGAAGAAACTGTTCGACGTGTTGAGCGCGATCGGCGGCATACAGAAGTAATTCAGTTCGATCGTGAATCGGCTCTTCGTCAGTGTGTAAAAGAAGCTGACGAATTCCTCCTCCTAATGGCGTTCCGCCGGGTTCGCGAGTTGGGATCACGTCTGCTTGCTGGATTGTTGTCAGCCAGTGCCGCGATCGTTCAAGCTGCGTCGTCTTGCCACAGCCTTCAATTCCCTCAAAGACAATTAATTTACCGTCCATTCGTTTTTTGCCAAGTTCGCCCTGACCCTATAGAGTATTTCAAATCAGGGAATTTTTATTCGATCTCCGCGAAATAGATCACTTTCGGGGTTATCCGCTATAAATGGGCTAGGGCAAAATGCCCCCCAAAGCATCATACGCTGATGTAGACTATGCAATCGATCGCCTGTAACCGTCTGGAAACCAGATTAAGATTTACGGGCACTCACCTAGACCAAGGTATCGTTTTAGCGTAGGTTGGAAAGGAAGGAAGTGAGACTCACTTGTCACAAGATTGGGGTTTGCTATGGCTCGTTACACCTGTCTATTCACTGTTGGAGTCCCATTGCAGAATCTCCAGCCGCTGTTGAATCAGACGCTGAAATCCTGCAACCTGGATGTCATTTACGCGACTGAAGATTATATGATGGCGCGAGAAATCCCAGGCAACGTGGCATTTCCAAAACTGGTTACGGTTGAGGTGCTGATTGATAAAACAACAGCCACCGAAAAGGAAACAAAAATGAATTTCGTGATTAAGAACGAGGAGTTACCCCTTCAAGTCGATAATCACTGCCGCAAAATGTACAATCTCGTGAATCAAGCGATTAGCGAGAATCAAGGCTGGAATCTCATAGAAACCGTAACGGGCTAGAGGTTTTTTAGGATGACGAAAACTCCGATCGCACTGCGATCGGAGTTTTTTTATAACTCATCGGGATCAATGCCCATTTGCCGCAATTTCTCAAGCAGTGCCTGACGCGATCGACGTTCTTCTTCAAGCTGTTGTTCGGCGCGTTCGGCACGATTGCGCTCAAATGCGATCGCATCTTCAGGGGCAGGATAACGATTTCCCTGTTCGTCATACCAATACAGCCAATCCTGTGTAATGCCTTCATGGGTTCCCGCCTCTACTCCGATGCCTAACCCGACTGCCTCCATCCAGACAGAGTTTCCGGGTTGGCGCACGTATCGCCCGTTGATCAATCGGTAAACTTCAAACGAATCATGTCGATCGCGCCGCCAGTGATTCGGATTGTAAATGGTGTAGTAGAGAATGCCTAAATTGGCGTAATCCCGCATTTTTTCATCGTATTCGCCACCGTATTTCTGCGAACCGATTTCTAAGACCCATTGCGGCATGACGTTCTCTTGCCAAGCTAAGTAGCTCAGTCGAAGTTTTCCATTGGGTCGCACTCGTGGAACGCCCAAACTTAAGAAACCGTCAGGACCGATCGCGGGTTGTTTTGGGTCATAGTACAATCCCAGATTCACGCCAAGAAACCAATCGTTTCGATCCGCCCAAAGTAAGGCAAGAATGGCTCTCAATAAAATCGGGAGAAGAAGTTGTAGCTCATTATCCACAGGCTGATCGTCGGAGTCGGGCAGGTCGAATTCGGTGGGAAAAATTTGCAATGGGTTGTGCTCTAACATTGCAGACCTCTTGCAGCGGGATTCATTCTATTGTATTAGGCGGGAACGGCAGCGAATGTGTTTTGAATGCGATCGATTTCTAAATCAATCAGATAATCGACTGCCCAATTTGAACAGCGCTGCATCATGTGAAATGGGTAACTATTTGCCACTCCCACGACCGGAATTTTCGCGGCTTTTGCGGCTTGAATTCCTGCAAAGGTATCTTCGATCGCTAAACATTCCTGAGCCGTTAACTGAAGATCGGGAAATTCCTGATTCAAGCGCTCGATCGCGAGTAAATATCCATCGGGTTCCGGTTTACTGACTGCAATATCATCGCCGGAGACAATCACCGAAAAGCGCGATCGTAGATTTGCCCGTTCTAGAACGAGTTCGATTTCGGATCTCAGTGCACCGCTGACGATCGCGAATTTGCACTGCGGGAGTTTGAACATGACATCTTCGATCCCGCTGTAGATCGGCAATTTCTCGATCGTGCTTATTTGCTGCACGTATGCTTGAGCTTTTCGGGTGATTAATTCATCGAGATAATCCGGGGTCACGACTCGCCCGCGCCGTTCGAGCATTTCTTGGATGCACACTCGATCGCTTCGCCCCAAACACAATTCTCGGAATTCTCCAGGTTTGGGGCGC contains:
- a CDS encoding SH3 domain-containing protein — translated: MSTPKSDRSRLIIAAIAGGGLLTIAIATMAVLNRAPAPTPIAESPSPSITPSPSAQASPQNVPTPVETLTPRPSPSPPIASPAPTPSEPSVSYPVILEGIAGGQIRVYSQPNTRSNSPHYGVTGDRVTVTREMEGTDGALWLYVRFPSGAAGWVQEEQTRELNQPPQTSEFPRSAQITGQTPGSRVNLRSAPSTGADSANYGLVGDRVVALQQARGDDGKLWYFVEFPSKATGWVREDFIDLR
- a CDS encoding SMI1/KNR4 family protein; this translates as MNYQLERWEKLLRQIEIRFERTDKFTTVTASDLEQFESEMQIKLPVGYKEFCQMFGNGCFGESFVCIDCPSLQYLRIQSISNSEIIEAAKSLFRLNPDYDPTVQELLGNAYVFGLGVSGTIFIFDLRTYDQTDEQYDVYAIDDDGHAYKVDRDFYSFIENFCLGTALENFQQLFRIMTYEMEYPVNRFTAIPGIQEPSD
- a CDS encoding helix-turn-helix domain-containing protein, which translates into the protein MEKKQANSIKWRFGKAIRRRRRELDLTQEQLAERAELHRSYLATIETGDRNPSLENIEKLAKALDISIADFFAQYNIESSDEA
- a CDS encoding XisH family protein yields the protein MSARDRYHDAVKNALLKEQWTITHDPLRLKFEDEDEIRIDLGAEHLLAAEKGTQKIAVEIKSFLSESALFDYHAALGQFLNYRLVLEALEPDRVLYLAVPQIAYETFFQRSIAIASVQKYAVKLLVYDAVAGVIVRWSD
- a CDS encoding HAD family phosphatase, whose product is MLKAVLFDFNGVIINDEPLHEKLLEQILIEENLRPKPGEFRELCLGRSDRVCIQEMLERRGRVVTPDYLDELITRKAQAYVQQISTIEKLPIYSGIEDVMFKLPQCKFAIVSGALRSEIELVLERANLRSRFSVIVSGDDIAVSKPEPDGYLLAIERLNQEFPDLQLTAQECLAIEDTFAGIQAAKAAKIPVVGVANSYPFHMMQRCSNWAVDYLIDLEIDRIQNTFAAVPA
- a CDS encoding XisI protein, with protein sequence MERLEQYRQVIRSLLESYVTEADAQLETQVICDREHDHYQLVSLGWQGQRRFYSCLMHLDIKDGKVWIQRNQTDRLIAQELVEMGVAREDIVLGLQPAYARPDTGYGVA
- a CDS encoding Uma2 family endonuclease translates to MLEHNPLQIFPTEFDLPDSDDQPVDNELQLLLPILLRAILALLWADRNDWFLGVNLGLYYDPKQPAIGPDGFLSLGVPRVRPNGKLRLSYLAWQENVMPQWVLEIGSQKYGGEYDEKMRDYANLGILYYTIYNPNHWRRDRHDSFEVYRLINGRYVRQPGNSVWMEAVGLGIGVEAGTHEGITQDWLYWYDEQGNRYPAPEDAIAFERNRAERAEQQLEEERRSRQALLEKLRQMGIDPDEL
- the tmk gene encoding dTMP kinase — its product is MDGKLIVFEGIEGCGKTTQLERSRHWLTTIQQADVIPTREPGGTPLGGGIRQLLLHTDEEPIHDRTELLLYAADRAQHVEQFLRPNLERGALILCDRYTNSTIAYQGYGRGLDLQLIDQLNQVATGGLQSDLTIWLDIEVELGFERMKQRGNRDRIEQASIEFHQRVRMGFAKLAEEQCDRIVRIDGSGSELHVAEQVKAAISQALTRWRREDRGE
- the clpB gene encoding ATP-dependent chaperone ClpB, whose product is MQPNSAEKFTEKAWEAIVRTPEIVKQAQQQQIETEHLMKALLEQDGLAISIFNKLAVPVDRVRDRADEFIRRQPKVSGSGTSVYWGRSADSLLDRAEDYRKQFEDDFISIEHLLLGYAQDSRFGKGLLAEFRVDEAKLRNAIEQVRGNQKVTDQTPENKYESLEKYGRDLTQYAREGKLDPVIGRDDEIRRTIQILSRRTKNNPVLIGEPGVGKTAIAEGLAQRILSGDVPQSLKDRKLIALDMGALIAGAKYRGEFEERLKAVLKEVTDSRGNIILFIDEIHTVVGAGATQGAMDAGNLLKPMLARGELRCIGATTLDEYRKYIEKDAALERRFQQVFVDQPTVEDTISILRGLKERYEVHHGVKISDSALVAAATLSTRYISDRFLPDKAIDLVDEAAAKLKMEITSKPEELDEVDRKILQLEMERLSLQKENDAPSRDRLDRIERELADLKEDQSKLNAQWQAEKGVITELQKLKEEIDQVNLEVQQAERDYDLNKAAELKYGKLNELNRNLEETEARLTQTQKSGTSLLREEVTESDIAEIISKWTGIPVSKLVESEMQKLLQLEDILHQRVIGQDEAVTAVADAIQRSRAGLSDPNRPTASFIFLGPTGVGKTELAKALAAYLFDTEEAMVRIDMSEYMEKHSVSRLIGAPPGYVGYDEGGQLTEAVRRRPYSVILFDEIEKAHPDVFNVMLQILDDGRVTDSQGRTIDFKNTIIIMTSNIGSQYIFEYGGDDNRHEEMRSRVMDAMRSSFRPEFLNRIDEIIIFHSLQKSQLREIVKIQTLRLEQRLSERKMSLKLSDAALDFLSEVGFDPVYGARPLKRAIQRELETAIAKEILRGNYTEGDTIFVDVGETERLEFKRLPSEVLTTQ